A stretch of Archangium lipolyticum DNA encodes these proteins:
- a CDS encoding GNAT family N-acetyltransferase — protein sequence MARPPAYLIRTERLVLRCPSPELASLRQAAVEASREALLPWFTWAKEEPRPVDEHVQVLRRLRGRFDLDEDRIHSVLDADERELLGELALFKRAGEGARELGYWVGTRHAGKGVASEMVSALIRLCFEVDGLKRLDIQVAVGNEPSAAVARKLGFTLEGTLRERPRSDGGPPEDTWLFTLLASEYPSSPAARVPVKAYDITGALLFESGRP from the coding sequence ATGGCTCGACCTCCCGCATATCTCATCCGCACCGAACGGCTCGTCCTCCGCTGTCCCTCGCCGGAGCTGGCCTCCCTCCGTCAGGCGGCCGTCGAGGCCAGCCGCGAGGCGCTCCTCCCGTGGTTCACCTGGGCGAAGGAGGAGCCCCGTCCCGTGGACGAGCACGTCCAGGTCCTGCGCCGTCTGCGCGGCAGGTTCGACCTGGACGAAGACCGCATCCACTCGGTGCTCGATGCCGACGAGCGGGAGCTGCTCGGTGAGCTGGCGCTCTTCAAGCGCGCGGGAGAAGGCGCCCGGGAGCTGGGGTACTGGGTGGGCACGCGGCACGCGGGCAAGGGCGTGGCCAGCGAGATGGTCTCGGCGCTGATCCGGCTGTGCTTCGAGGTGGACGGCCTGAAGCGCCTGGACATCCAGGTGGCGGTGGGCAACGAGCCCAGTGCCGCGGTGGCACGCAAGCTGGGCTTCACGCTGGAGGGGACGCTGCGGGAGCGGCCTCGCTCGGACGGGGGCCCCCCGGAGGACACGTGGCTCTTCACCCTCCTGGCCAGCGAGTACCCCTCGAGCCCCGCCGCGCGTGTGCCCGTGAAGGCCTACGACATCACGGGCGCGCTCCTCTTCGAGTCCGGCCGCCCGTAG